In Gadus chalcogrammus isolate NIFS_2021 chromosome 1, NIFS_Gcha_1.0, whole genome shotgun sequence, one DNA window encodes the following:
- the LOC130400689 gene encoding putative nuclease HARBI1, with the protein MERIIHRVYNERAFRRERVIRDRSNPLDIYNDEELIERFRFCRRDLFELIEELSPDLQFVSDRNAALPPSLQLLIALRFFANGAFQNTVSDMVRVHRSTACRVIRRVSLALSRRIARYVHLPNEEEAAAIKERFRQASGMPGIVGCIDGTHVQIQAPHENEYLYVNRKGYHSINVQIACDANYNIINLVARWPGSTHDSRILRESALLQDFEEGRCNGLLLGDSGYPLKRWLMTPLIAPTTDQERRYNTIHSATRSVVERCIGVLKRRFHCLHGEMRMHPERVCTVIAACTVLHNICIAKRIPLPRHHQPPAVPEEDVRQATRPEDIAGRLVRAQLINQL; encoded by the exons ATGGAACGTATTATCCATAGGGTGTACAACGAGCGGGCATTTAGACGGGAAAGGGTAATTAGGGACAGAAGCAATCCATTGGACATTTATAATGACGAGGAGCTGATTGAGAGGTTTCGATTCTGTAGGAGAGATCTGTTTGAATTAATAGAAGAGCTGTCACCGGATTTACAGTTCGTGTCGGACCGCAATGCAGCGCTACCACCGTCCTTGCAACTGCTGATTGCGCTTCGTTTTTTCGCAAACGGGGCTTTTCAGAACACTGTAAGCGACATGGTGAGGGTCCATAGATCGACCGCCTGTCGGGTAATCCGGAGGGTTTCCCTGGCTTTGAGCCGCCGCATCGCTCGTTACGTCCACCTCCCGAACGAGGAAGAGGCGGCGGCGATAAAGGAACGGTTCCGCCAGGCGTCCGGTATGCCTGGGATCGTGGGCTGCATAGACGGGACACATGTGCAGATCCAGGCCCCACATGAGAACGAGTATTTGTACGTTAATCGAAAAGGTTACCATTCGATTAACGTACAAATAGCTTGTGACGCAAATTATAACATCATTAATTTGGTGGCGAGATGGCCTGGATCCACCCACGATTCCCGCATCCTCCGGGAGAGTGCGTTATTGCAGGACTTCGAGGAAGGAAG GTGCAACGGGCTGCTCCTCGGGGACAGTGGATACCCGCTGAAACGGTGGCTGATGACCCCGCTAATTGCTCCAACAACTGACCAAGAACGGAGGTATAACACCATACACTCCGCAACTAGGTCAGTTGTTGAGAGATGTATCGGGGTTCTCAAACGCAG GTTTCACTGTCTTCATGGGGAGATGCGGATGCACCCAGAACGTGTCTGCACAGTAATAGCAGCGTGCACAGTTCTGCACAACATTTGCATCGCCAAAAGAATCCCTCTCCCCAGACACCATCAGCCACCGGCAGTCCCCGAGGAAGATGTGCGTCAAGCCACTCGGCCTGAGGACatcgctggccgattagtccgtGCTCAGCTCATTAATCAGTTGtaa